The Chrysemys picta bellii isolate R12L10 chromosome 5, ASM1138683v2, whole genome shotgun sequence genome includes a window with the following:
- the ZNF518B gene encoding zinc finger protein 518B → MQLKKMREILPKLYTSQVNDINNSLTTSPKQANEDEANQPKGTEGQNCVYQAAEAEDKLSLILCIKCRSVQKLPVHELQKHNKPRQTEDKNFICSSCSLNTPPTFHFVADSATAIDLENQEKPSLSKTQKTFKVKNFQPDKYYCDKCRFSTKDPLQYKKHVVQHEEIKFVCSHCNYVSYTKGEFQRHLVKHTGTFPYQCEYCEYGAVRHDYIVKHTRRVHETVTEKGPMNMATKQEQKRSCLPKRNTLFSEKQKCDQKVPLQNEPSDLSSSTICSKIQDEMSKTVCLSGDVECSLGTASVRDKTVLEPAEVNIYENQNVEVEVYSPKKEPIQPGMPLTVIAPSELVVPSNCLAQLLDIKIVNGTQQLVLKLIPLKETSNKPINCEEEELGNQGAEQTKKGKRITSVAQNELTTEATVNLSSISNIFASDNKYHKNSECLNSSNSHTSDCNSNVPRQDKSRISCPKSSNKEKYAKNDLYCSKETLDMSTCAYAASSEGDRSQTVLLQAAQKSNSSSSSLALGEKDILPLNGDDKECRSHIISSLETHLFDTCLVKESLKTSQGGGEFCLNKSASLEESSVGLSKLNTEHSDCQNNLLEALELQNVENKDSPPEGPVISSVFSLSSGAENIPEGIKWDNTACNKKSTTMLCRKIAQLMSAAECNVKSTLAASPMPVRCCASNKKMPLPQETLANSEKNVPVTELEQFASSLQTPQNGGIGNELCNKQQPQSRSATTKTKSRMTKNTHIATPVFIPKGTVLRVLNVTKSENTKEAGDNKMTSATLCCNEMFLPRPVPFSISEKLSSNLPLPNESELNEQSRNQNMSLRHRPKREANAKSNSKQNCVLLHQKSDELSKQSKLTSKDQLVPKNKVKPANSRDYLSKKKTRIHSETNGISEAMPLLTARRLRLVPLREHQLIKCPRRNQPVVVLNHPDVDSAEVINIMKIVNKYKGNIVKVVLSERTSSCLGVKQYNKRLTFQNLETTSQMKKQNFLKMKLKKTHKNNYRVVETSPAKTLQCMFKCWFCGRIYVDQEEWISHGQRHLIEATKGWDVLSLPLESHK, encoded by the coding sequence ATGCAGCTAAAGAAAATGAGGGAAATTTTACCAAAACTGTATACAAGCCAAGTTAATGACATAAATAATTCTTTGACTACATCTCCAAAGCAAGCCAATGAGGATGAAGCAAATCAACCAAAAGGGACTGAAGGCCAGAATTGTGTCTATCAAGCGGCTGAAGCTGAGGATAAGCTGTCATTGATCCTTTGTATAAAGTGCAGAAGTGTGCAAAAACTTCCAGTGCATGAATTACAAAAGCATAACAAACCCAGGCAGACTGAAGACAAAAACTTCATTTGCAGCAGCTGTAGTCTGAATACGCCACCGACTTTCCATTTTGTAGCTGACAGTGCCACTGCCATAGATTTAGAAAATCAAGAAAAACCATCCCTAAGTAAAACTCAAAAAACATTTAAAGTAAAAAACTTTCAACCAGACAAATATTACTGCGATAAATGTCGATTTTCAACAAAGGATCCTTTGCAGTATAAAAAGCATGTAGTTCAACATGAGGAGATTAAGTTTGTTTGCTCCCACTGTAACTATGTATCCTACACCAAAGGAGAATTCCAACGGCATTTGGTGAAACACACTGGAACTTTTCCATATCAATGTGAATACTGTGAATATGGTGCTGTTAGACATGATTATATAGTTAAGCATACCAGAAGAGTACATGAAACAGTTACTGAGAAGGGGCCAATGAATATGGCTACAAAACAAGAGCAAAAGAGATCTTGCTTACCAAAGAGAAACACTTTGTTTTCTGAAAAGCAGAAGTGTGATCAAAAAGTTCCTCTTCAGAATGAACCTTCAGATTTATCATCAAGTACAATTTGCAGCAAAATCCAAGATGAAATGAGCAAAACAGTTTGTTTGTCTGGCGATGTAGAATGTAGCCTAGGTACAGCATCAGTCCGAGATAAAACTGTATTGGAACCAGCTGAAGTAAACATATATGAGAACCAAAATGTGGAAGTTGAAGTTTATTCTCCAAAAAAAGAGCCCATACAGCCTGGAATGCCATTAACAGTGATTGCACCTTCAGAACTTGTAGTTCCTTCTAACTGCTTAGCTCAGTTATTAGACATAAAAATAGTGAATGGCACACAACAGTTGGTTCTTAAACTTATTCCTCTGAAAGAAACCAGTAATAAACCTATAAACTGTGAAGAAGAAGAACTGGGAAATCAAGGTGCAGAACaaacaaagaaaggaaaaagaataACTTCTGTTGCTCAAAATGAATTAACCACCGAAGCAACTGTAAATTTATCTAGTATTAGTAACATTTTTGCTTCAGATAATAAATACCACAAGAACTCTGAATGTCTTAATTCCTCCAATTCTCATACTTCAGACTGTAACTCAAATGTACCTAGGCAGGATAAATCAAGAATAAGTTGCCCTAAATCCTCAAATAAGGAAAAATATGCAAAAAATGATTTATACTGTTCTAAAGAGACTCTGGACATGTCCACATGTGCATATGCTGCTTCCTCTGAAGGTGATAGATCCCAAACTGTTTTGTTGCAGGCAGCTCAGAAGAGCAACAGTTCCTCTTCATCTCTTGCCCTTGGAGAAAAGGACATATTGCCTTTAAATGGTGATGACAAAGAATGCAGGAGCCACATCATTAGCTCTCTGGAAACACATTTATTTGATACCTGTTTGGTTAAAGAATCTTTGAAAACTTCTCAAGGAGGGGGAGAGTTCTGTTTAAATAAAAGTGCATCTTTAGAGGAATCAAGTGTTGGCTTAAGTAAATTAAACACAGAGCACTCTGATTGTCAAAATAATCTATTAGAAGCTTTAGAATTGCAGAATGTAGAAAATAAGGACAGCCCTCCTGAGGGTCCTGTCATTTCATCTGTATTTTCCCTTAGCTCTGGGGCTGAAAACATCCCAGAGGGAATCAAGTGGGATAATACTGCATGCAATAAAAAGTCAACAACAATGCTGTGTAGAAAGATTGCTCAGTTGATGTCTGCTGCTGAGTGTAATGTGAAATCTACATTGGCTGCTTCACCTATGCCTGTTAGATGTTGTGCTTCTAATAAGAAGATGCCTTTGCCTCAGGAAACTTTAGCAAACtctgaaaaaaatgtccctgtTACTGAATTGGAACAATTTGCATCTTCTCTTCAAACACCGCAGAATGGTGGGATTGGTAATGAACTGTGTAATAAACAACAACCACAATCACGGTCAGCTACAACAAAAACTAAAAGTAGAATGACTAAAAACACTCACATTGCTACTCCAGTGTTCATTCCAAAAGGGACAGTGCTGAGGGTCCTGAATGTCACTAAGAGTGAGAACACAAAAGAAGCAGGAGATAACAAAATGACATCTGCTACGCTGTGTTGCAACGAAATGTTTCTACCACGACCAGTTCCTTTCAGCATTTCTGAGAAACTAAGCAGTAACTTACCTTTGCCCAATGAGAGTGAACTTAATGAGCAGTCCAGAAATCAAAATATGTCACTTAGGCACAGACCAAAAAGAGAGGCTAAtgcaaaaagtaatagcaaacaaAATTGTGTACTACTGCATCAAAAAAGTGATGAGCTAAGTAAGCAGAGCAAACTTACTTCAAAGGATCAACTTGTACCTAAAAATAAGGTAAAACCAGCAAATTCCAGGGATTATTTGTCTAAGAAGAAAACAAGAATTCACTCAGAAACCAATGGCATTTCTGAGGCGATGCCTCTTTTGACAGCAAGACGTCTTAGGCTTGTACCTCTTAGAGAACATCAGTTGATAAAATGTCCTCGTCGTAACCAGCCTGTAGTTGTGTTAAATCATCCTGATGTTGATTCAGCAGAGGTAATAAATATAATGAAAATTGTCAACAAGTATAAAGGCAATATTGTGAAAGTCGTTTTATCAGAAAGAACGAGTAGTTGTCTTGGTGTGAAACAGTATAATAAACGGCTTACATTTCAGAACTTGGAAACAACAAGCCAAATGAAAaagcagaactttttaaaaatgaagctaAAAAAGACCCATAAAAACAACTACCGGGTTGTGGAAACGTCACCAGCTAAAACACTGCAGTGTATGTTTAAGTGTTGGTTTTGTGGAAGGATATATGTAGACCAGGAAGAGTGGATAAGTCATGGACAGAGACATTTGATAGAAGCAACCAAAGGCTGGGATGTTCTTTCTCTTCCTCTAGAGAGCCACAAGTGA